The segment AATTAAACGAGACTGATTCTTTATCTAAACAAGAGGACAGCCCCTTGTCAGAACGTCTTCAAGAGATTGTCACAGTAGTACAGTCCATCGCCTTTGACTGTAATGGTGATACCCAAAATTTACTTTCTTTACTCCGTACCTTAGAGAGTCTGCACCGACAAATTCGCTGCGAACTCTTTGAACCGTCCTTACCCGATACTCGCAATACCCTCTATGAACTTCTCAAAGATATGGAGGAAACGGGAGGTTGGCCCTACATTGAACGGATGAAACTTCAGAAATTGCTGGAGAACGTCTCTACCCAAGCAACTCCTCACAATGAACCATCAGAGGCAACAGGTAGAAGTCACTAAGTCAGCAGTCACAATTTGCTCCCCCTCTGTGCACCTTTTGCAATACTTGGCAAAGAAGTCTTTCCAGGGGACAATAGATTATGTAACTATAATTAAATTAAATTTAAGTTTGTTTTGTGGATAAAATTCGTACCGTTTCCGATACCAAGCGCGATTTCTATAACCATCATACTCGTCCGATAAACTCTATTTATCGACGTTTCATTGAAGAGTTGTTGGTAGAGATGCACTTGCTCTGTGTTAACATTGATTTTCGCTACGATCCTATCTATGCGTTAGGAGTTGTTGCCTCCTTTCAACAATTTATGCAAGGGTATCGTCCTGAAGAGGACAAAAATTCTATTTTTTCTGCCCTCTGTCAAGCTGTTGGAGGTGATGGGGAAAAGTATCGTCATGAGGCTCAAACACTCTTAAACCAAGTTAAAGGGATGTCGGTGTCAGATCTAATCGCCATGGGGAACTCCGCCAGGACCGGGGAACCTGGTGAGGGAATGCTATATAACACATTACAAGCGATCGCCAAAAATCCTCAGTTTAAATACAGTCGCCTCTTTGCGATTGGCCTATATACAATGGTCATGGAAATCGATGCTGATTTGCTCAAAGAGCAAGACAAACGTAATGAAACCTTTAGTCAACTCTGTAATGGCTTAAATTTATCTTCTGACAAGCTACAAAAAGATCTCGATCTTTACCGTAGTAATGTTGATAAAATGGGGCAATTACTCGCCGTCATTGAAGATGCTTTAGAAGCTGAACGTAAAAAACGAGAAAAAGCCAAACAAGAAGTAGCAACAACCCCCGAAGATAGTCCAGCTAACTAAGCTGTTGGGAAAGTTTCTATCCTATACAATCTATCAGATGAAACCGATTAATTTTCGTCAACTTCATCGAAAAGTAGCTCCCATTGTCCTCCTTCCCCTGTTAATTACTGCTTTAACAGGGATGTCCTATCGAATCCTTAAAAGTTGGTTGGGTTTATCAAGGGATTCGGTACACTTTTTGATGGTTATTCATGAAGGCGAATATTTAGGAAATTTTGGAGAACCTATCTATGTTTTCCTCAATGGATTAGGCTTACTATTTATGATCGTCACTGGAGCCAATATACTCTTGAAAAGTGTTAAACCTTGGTTTATCCCTAGAGACAAGGAAACAGGGAACAGGGAACAGGGAACAGAAAACAACCTTTAAAGCAAAGGGGTTAGAGATAAGATTGTTAACATTCCCATACAATGAATCCTAGGGAGTTGATAGAATAATCTGTTGATCCCTTATCAATTAATTCCCAAGACGGTTATGGCGTTAATTGTCCAAAAATACGGTGGAACCTCTGTCGGTTCAGTAGAACGCATTCAAACAGTTGCCCAACGGATTCAAAAAACAGCCCAAAATGGCAATAAAGTCGTGGTTGTTGTTTCGGCCATGGGAAAAACCACCGATACTTTAGTCAATTTAGCCAAAGAGATTACCCCAAATCCCTGTCGTCGGGAAATGGATATGTTATTGTCCACGGGAGAACAAGTATCGATCGCCTTGATGAGTATGGCCTTACAGCAATTAGGACAATCGGCCATCTCCTTAACTGGGGCACAAGTGGGGATCGTCACCGAAGCAGAACACAGTCGAGCCCGCATCCTTTCCATTAAACCCCATCGCATTCAACGCCATCTCGATCGCGGTGAAGTTGTCGTCGTCGCGGGGTTTCAAGGCATTACTAACGCAGATGACTTAGAAATTACCACCCTAGGGCGAGGGGGCTCAGATACCTCCGCCGTCGCCATTGCGGCAGCCTTAAAAGCCAGTTGCTGCGAAATCTATACCGATGTCCCCGGCATTCTCACCACCGATCCCCGCATCGTCCCCGATGCCCAATTGATGGGGGAAATTACCTGTGATGAGATGCTAGAGTTGGCCAGTTTAGGGGCTAAGGTTCTTCATCCGAGGGCGGTGGAAATTGCGCGTAATTATGGCATTCCTTTAGTGGTGCGATCGAGTTGGAGTGATGCCCCCGGAACCCGCGTGACTTCTCCCATTCCCAAACCGCGATCGCTAGAAGGCTTAGAACTGACAAAAGCCGTTGATGGGGTGCAATTTGACCCCGATCAAGCCAAAATCGCCTTGTTACGAGTCCCCGATCGCCCCGGAGTCGCTGCCCGCCTATTTGGGGAAATTGCCCACCAGCAGGTGGATGTAGACTTAATTATTCAATCGATCCACGAAGGGAATAGTAACGATATCGCCTTTACGGTGGTTAAAAATGTACTCACCAAGGCCGAAGCCGTCGCTGAAGCGATCGCCCCGGCTTTACGGAGTCATTCAGCGAATAGCGATGAAGCAGAGGTATTAGTCGAGACGGGAGTGGCGAAAATTGCCATTTCAGGGGCAGGAATGATCGGACGGCCAGGTATTGCCGCGAAAATGTTCAAAATTCTCGCCCAAGAGGGGATTAATATCGAAATGATCTCCACCTCGGAAGTGAAGGTCAGTTGTGTGATTCGTCAAGAAGACGGCGATCGCGCCATTAAAGCCCTATGCCAAGGGTTTGAGGTGGAATTGTCCCCGACGGCGATTCCTGAGTCAGTAGTAGCGGTGTTACCTCCAGTTCGAGGAGTCGCTTTAGATGAAAAACAAGCACAAATCGCCCTAATTCATGTTCAAGATCGGCCGGGGATGGCTGCTAGTATCTTTGGAGTCTTAGCGGATCATAACATCAGTATTGATACGATAATTCAATCCCAACGCTGTCGAATTGTTGAGGGAATACCCACCCGTGATATCGCCTTTACCGTTGCCCAAATTGATGTAGAATCTGCTCAAAATGCCTTAAAAACCCTAGCCAGTGCGTTTAGTGAAATGATCGTCGATAGCGATGTTGCTAAAGTCAGTATTGTAGGGGCGGGAATGGCGGGACAACCCGGGGTAGCGGCCAAGTTTTTTGATGCTTTAGCTAGACATCAAATTAATATTAAAATGATTGCAACTTCAGAAATAAAAATTAGTTGTGTTGTTAGCAAAGATCAAGGAATTAAAGCTTTAAAAGCAGTTCATGAAGCCTTTCAATTAGCCGGAGAAGAACGGGTAGAAGTTCCAGCTTAACGAAGTCACCAAGTCAGTCAGTACGGGCTTAATATTATTAAGCGCGTTTTTAATTATACCCTAGCCTCCCATTTTAAGTTAATATTGATCGTACTTGAATCGTTAAATTAACAACCATGGCCATTTTACAATTAGAAAACGGGACAACTTATATCCAACTTGACGATATTACTAGAGAACTCGCTCCCTTAAAGGTTAAACTTAATTATTGGACGGTCGGAGAAGACAGAAAACTTGGTAATTTGCTAGACCAAGAAAGTTTAAGTGAGGAAGAAAAAGAAGACGTTTTACAAAGGTTAGATCACTATTTTCAACAATTAAAAGAA is part of the Rippkaea orientalis PCC 8801 genome and harbors:
- the psb29 gene encoding photosystem II biogenesis protein Psp29, with protein sequence MDKIRTVSDTKRDFYNHHTRPINSIYRRFIEELLVEMHLLCVNIDFRYDPIYALGVVASFQQFMQGYRPEEDKNSIFSALCQAVGGDGEKYRHEAQTLLNQVKGMSVSDLIAMGNSARTGEPGEGMLYNTLQAIAKNPQFKYSRLFAIGLYTMVMEIDADLLKEQDKRNETFSQLCNGLNLSSDKLQKDLDLYRSNVDKMGQLLAVIEDALEAERKKREKAKQEVATTPEDSPAN
- a CDS encoding aspartate kinase translates to MALIVQKYGGTSVGSVERIQTVAQRIQKTAQNGNKVVVVVSAMGKTTDTLVNLAKEITPNPCRREMDMLLSTGEQVSIALMSMALQQLGQSAISLTGAQVGIVTEAEHSRARILSIKPHRIQRHLDRGEVVVVAGFQGITNADDLEITTLGRGGSDTSAVAIAAALKASCCEIYTDVPGILTTDPRIVPDAQLMGEITCDEMLELASLGAKVLHPRAVEIARNYGIPLVVRSSWSDAPGTRVTSPIPKPRSLEGLELTKAVDGVQFDPDQAKIALLRVPDRPGVAARLFGEIAHQQVDVDLIIQSIHEGNSNDIAFTVVKNVLTKAEAVAEAIAPALRSHSANSDEAEVLVETGVAKIAISGAGMIGRPGIAAKMFKILAQEGINIEMISTSEVKVSCVIRQEDGDRAIKALCQGFEVELSPTAIPESVVAVLPPVRGVALDEKQAQIALIHVQDRPGMAASIFGVLADHNISIDTIIQSQRCRIVEGIPTRDIAFTVAQIDVESAQNALKTLASAFSEMIVDSDVAKVSIVGAGMAGQPGVAAKFFDALARHQINIKMIATSEIKISCVVSKDQGIKALKAVHEAFQLAGEERVEVPA